The following coding sequences are from one Enterococcus sp. 4G2_DIV0659 window:
- a CDS encoding DUF998 domain-containing protein, with product MEEKQFSITLPEKIVQEFQLENEDEVMLSIKDQKIVIEPKKKRAGNQTLSLRWFLIPTIIVSLFFLGYFFVYNRPQIALVGPYSIANFVLSLGTLSGVISFLIFFVKGKRNQITTKSNDIYWRNFPAILLSFIVILLFSLLVFFKVIDLVFTGATFDRYTATLLFFIFVGAVNYFMIYSALSITPSKLTRLLIFVIIGGVLLAMITNRDYQWWQFNFSFLGTIEAKNSWQFNVTLMFSALLMVALIDSLFVELQKTIPHSKRLLILRILLTVTALDLGAVGLFPYTETGPFQGVHNQVAGYLVYLIVVLIVGIKWLLPHVTKEFLSISYMIAAVLVVVVVLFQWTSYLSLTAFELLSFMLAFSWIILLLQNLQKMAENLNNSFRTTVKQVEEEK from the coding sequence ATGGAAGAGAAGCAATTTAGTATAACATTACCAGAAAAAATAGTTCAGGAATTTCAGCTAGAAAATGAAGATGAAGTAATGTTGAGTATTAAAGATCAAAAAATAGTGATTGAACCTAAGAAGAAACGAGCGGGCAATCAAACATTGTCACTTAGATGGTTTTTGATTCCGACGATAATAGTAAGCCTGTTTTTTTTAGGTTATTTCTTTGTTTATAATCGACCGCAAATTGCGTTGGTCGGACCTTATTCCATTGCTAACTTTGTTCTTTCTCTGGGGACGTTAAGTGGTGTGATCAGTTTTTTGATTTTCTTCGTGAAGGGCAAGAGAAACCAAATCACGACGAAATCCAATGATATTTATTGGCGGAATTTTCCAGCGATTTTGTTGTCATTTATAGTCATTTTACTCTTTTCATTGTTAGTTTTTTTCAAAGTCATTGATCTGGTCTTTACAGGTGCTACGTTTGATCGATATACTGCAACGCTTCTTTTTTTCATCTTTGTTGGAGCGGTCAATTATTTTATGATTTACTCGGCTTTATCGATTACGCCTTCTAAGTTGACCAGGTTGCTGATTTTTGTGATTATTGGTGGTGTCTTGCTTGCGATGATTACAAATAGAGATTATCAATGGTGGCAATTTAATTTTAGCTTTTTAGGAACGATTGAGGCGAAAAATAGTTGGCAATTCAATGTTACGTTGATGTTTTCGGCATTGTTGATGGTCGCTTTAATAGATAGTCTGTTTGTTGAACTGCAAAAAACGATTCCTCATAGTAAACGTTTGCTGATTTTGAGAATTCTTTTAACAGTGACAGCGTTGGATTTAGGAGCTGTCGGGTTATTTCCTTATACAGAAACAGGACCGTTTCAAGGGGTTCATAATCAGGTTGCTGGCTATCTTGTTTATTTGATCGTTGTTTTGATTGTGGGGATTAAGTGGCTGTTACCTCATGTAACCAAAGAATTTTTATCGATTTCTTATATGATTGCAGCGGTGTTAGTTGTAGTGGTTGTATTATTTCAATGGACGAGTTATCTGTCACTGACAGCATTTGAATTGTTGTCATTTATGCTGGCTTTTAGCTGGATCATTTTGTTACTTCAAAACTTGCAGAAAATGGCTGAGAATTTGAACAACTCCTTCCGAACAACTGTGAAACAAGTGGAAGAGGAAAAATAG
- a CDS encoding GNAT family N-acetyltransferase — protein MQLIKYKTSDKTYYEQTLHLRNLVLRKPLGKNIFDEDLRIEKENDFYGWETGNRIIATLSVYKGAEGVANLTAFAVEPVYQHQGYGRRLVTFLIADLKKNAYKELKVQARETARPFYEKCGFIVESEPLINKTLKTTDYIMSYSIN, from the coding sequence ATGCAGTTAATAAAATATAAAACGAGTGATAAAACCTATTACGAGCAAACCTTACACCTTAGAAATTTGGTGTTAAGAAAGCCCTTGGGGAAAAATATTTTTGATGAGGATTTGAGAATTGAAAAAGAGAATGATTTTTATGGGTGGGAAACAGGCAATCGGATTATTGCAACGTTAAGTGTTTATAAAGGGGCAGAAGGCGTTGCGAATTTAACGGCATTTGCAGTAGAACCTGTCTATCAACATCAAGGCTATGGAAGGCGCTTAGTTACGTTTCTTATCGCTGACCTTAAAAAAAATGCCTATAAAGAACTGAAAGTACAGGCGCGGGAAACGGCTAGACCATTTTATGAAAAATGTGGCTTTATAGTAGAGTCGGAACCACTAATAAACAAGACGTTAAAAACAACGGATTATATTATGAGTTATTCGATAAACTAA
- a CDS encoding NADH-dependent flavin oxidoreductase, translating to MDKLESGITFKRGLHLKNRLVVAPMTTKMSFFDGVVTNDEIAHYELRSGEVGAVITAAANVHESGKGWEGELGVYDDRFIPGLSKLAAAIKKNHTKAILQIFHAGRMTDSKVLGGNQPVAPSAVAAQRPDAQTPRELTEEEIFTILDSFKKATERAIKAGFDGVEIHGANTYLIQQFFSPHSNRRTDDWGGTLEKRIKFINELVDGVTSVVDESGVKDFIVGYRFSPEEYEEPGIRLSDTLYLVDQLSNKPLDYLHLSVGNYRNHSVNDAFKDKPIIAYINETINGRLPLIGVGDIRNGADVESILTSADLAAVGRAVLIDPHWAQKVLDKQDHLIRTELSHYDQEELRISNGVWAFLEGMMPERLN from the coding sequence ATGGATAAATTAGAATCAGGAATTACATTTAAACGAGGATTGCATTTGAAAAATAGACTGGTTGTTGCACCTATGACCACTAAAATGTCTTTTTTTGATGGGGTAGTAACAAATGATGAGATTGCTCATTATGAGTTACGTTCTGGGGAAGTTGGCGCAGTGATCACTGCAGCGGCCAATGTACACGAAAGTGGGAAAGGCTGGGAAGGTGAATTAGGTGTATATGATGACCGTTTTATTCCAGGGCTTTCTAAATTAGCTGCTGCGATCAAGAAAAACCATACGAAAGCGATTCTTCAGATTTTTCATGCTGGACGAATGACGGATTCTAAGGTGTTAGGGGGAAATCAACCTGTTGCACCAAGTGCGGTTGCTGCACAAAGACCAGATGCACAGACGCCTAGAGAATTGACCGAGGAAGAAATTTTTACTATTTTAGATAGTTTTAAAAAAGCGACAGAAAGAGCCATCAAGGCAGGTTTTGATGGTGTAGAAATCCACGGTGCAAATACGTACTTAATTCAACAATTTTTCTCTCCACATTCGAACCGACGAACAGATGATTGGGGCGGAACACTAGAAAAAAGAATCAAATTTATTAATGAACTTGTAGATGGCGTGACAAGTGTAGTAGATGAATCAGGTGTTAAAGACTTTATTGTTGGGTATCGCTTTTCGCCAGAAGAGTACGAAGAACCAGGGATTCGTTTAAGTGATACGTTGTATTTAGTGGATCAGTTGTCTAATAAACCACTAGATTATTTGCACTTATCTGTTGGCAACTATAGAAATCATTCTGTAAATGATGCGTTCAAAGACAAACCAATTATTGCGTATATAAATGAAACAATTAATGGTCGTCTCCCACTAATTGGTGTTGGCGATATTAGGAATGGAGCAGATGTTGAGTCTATTTTAACCTCTGCAGACTTAGCAGCAGTGGGACGAGCAGTATTGATTGATCCACATTGGGCGCAAAAAGTTTTAGATAAACAAGACCACTTGATTCGGACAGAACTTTCACACTATGATCAAGAAGAGTTAAGAATCAGTAATGGTGTTTGGGCATTTTTAGAAGGAATGATGCCTGAACGACTTAATTAG
- a CDS encoding helix-turn-helix transcriptional regulator: MTVEIGKQIKKFRQERDISQQELADYLKVSRQTISKWELGKSLPDLENVVRLSEYFNSSVDNLLGRKKSGFFRSLFEGKERRHNSMDQNKQENQNAAFYSAYTQELKPLFLEGKRVNTFVKIEDKLFPQATFSKLLGYANCLCSFSSEQVSIKQIGKAKVVVNAAVDEQIAVFPLQDIKEVNLQFGKYIRNVGGNFVTLIDIITTDQEYHLWVESLKVAHEIWHHETFASIKLNVDPTFKAALNLLNEEESVEAIRSQADAIQLFSR; this comes from the coding sequence GTGACTGTAGAAATTGGCAAACAAATTAAAAAATTCCGTCAAGAACGAGATATCTCACAACAGGAACTGGCTGACTATCTGAAAGTTTCGCGCCAAACGATTTCTAAATGGGAACTTGGAAAAAGTCTTCCAGATTTAGAGAACGTCGTTCGACTTTCTGAGTATTTCAATAGTAGCGTAGATAATTTATTGGGACGTAAAAAGTCTGGTTTCTTTAGAAGCTTGTTCGAAGGGAAAGAAAGAAGGCACAATTCTATGGATCAAAATAAGCAAGAGAATCAGAATGCTGCATTTTACAGCGCCTACACTCAAGAGCTCAAACCATTGTTTTTAGAAGGGAAACGAGTAAATACCTTTGTAAAAATCGAAGATAAGCTATTTCCACAAGCGACATTTTCAAAATTGCTTGGTTATGCAAATTGTTTGTGTAGCTTTAGCAGTGAACAAGTGTCCATCAAGCAAATTGGAAAAGCAAAAGTGGTCGTAAATGCCGCTGTCGACGAACAGATTGCAGTATTTCCTCTTCAGGATATTAAGGAAGTAAACCTACAATTTGGCAAGTATATTCGGAATGTAGGAGGAAATTTTGTAACATTGATCGATATTATCACAACGGATCAAGAGTACCATCTTTGGGTAGAGTCGTTGAAAGTAGCCCATGAAATTTGGCATCATGAGACGTTTGCTTCTATAAAACTTAATGTAGATCCAACATTTAAAGCGGCTTTAAACTTATTAAATGAAGAAGAATCTGTTGAAGCTATTCGGTCTCAGGCGGATGCTATCCAGCTTTTTTCTAGGTAG
- a CDS encoding WxL protein peptidoglycan domain-containing protein: MKKRIIGISLFLMLSIMAGCSTKKETTATKETTSEEKNTAKYDSAMEKGKEAIVDKDLTQAIASFQLALEYEKDDEEATSLIEQVELYKEAVALKEKKEYSKALKKAVKLVDSKKGSTSLKQYGKELIEELEAQKDTKQAVEATDGKMKFNVTKKKNNTSDNPDIGYFELTTKKGTKQKIQLDVENLEEEELTIEQAIYSAWTSEKGTIEYKDNPEGYDSSLTHKMSEYITFEEGNNFTLAPKETKTITAIITIPKDITDGDALGGWHLEEKINSDKKPQHRYASITGVHLFVGQTPKDNKLSIAEIETDDDLSEMMVKIENPIAKTEVFKHLTIELLSKEGESIIKKTEEGFKMAPNSSFEYELALDQQKEISSGKYVVKMTIELEDGQVATQEKEVKITQ, encoded by the coding sequence ATGAAAAAAAGAATAATTGGGATAAGTTTATTTTTAATGCTTAGCATCATGGCTGGATGTTCAACTAAAAAGGAAACGACAGCTACAAAAGAAACAACAAGTGAAGAGAAAAATACAGCTAAATATGATTCAGCAATGGAAAAAGGTAAAGAGGCAATAGTGGATAAAGACCTGACCCAAGCTATTGCTTCATTCCAATTGGCATTGGAGTATGAAAAAGACGATGAAGAAGCGACTAGTTTGATTGAACAAGTGGAACTTTATAAAGAGGCTGTTGCGTTGAAAGAGAAAAAAGAATATTCAAAAGCTCTAAAGAAAGCTGTAAAACTGGTGGATTCTAAAAAAGGCTCTACATCCCTAAAACAGTATGGAAAAGAGTTAATAGAAGAATTAGAAGCACAGAAAGACACAAAACAAGCAGTAGAAGCAACAGATGGGAAAATGAAGTTTAACGTCACTAAGAAAAAGAATAATACATCTGACAATCCAGACATTGGTTATTTTGAGCTGACAACGAAAAAGGGAACAAAACAGAAGATTCAACTTGATGTGGAAAATTTAGAAGAGGAAGAATTAACGATTGAGCAAGCTATTTATAGTGCGTGGACGAGTGAGAAAGGAACGATTGAGTATAAGGACAATCCAGAGGGTTATGATTCTAGTTTGACTCATAAAATGTCAGAGTATATCACTTTTGAGGAAGGGAATAACTTTACACTAGCACCGAAAGAAACGAAAACGATAACGGCGATTATCACTATCCCAAAAGATATCACTGATGGAGATGCACTTGGCGGTTGGCACTTAGAAGAAAAGATAAATAGTGATAAGAAACCTCAACATAGGTATGCTTCCATTACTGGTGTTCATCTATTTGTTGGCCAAACACCGAAAGACAATAAATTATCTATAGCTGAAATTGAGACGGACGATGATCTGTCAGAAATGATGGTGAAAATAGAAAATCCAATTGCTAAAACAGAAGTATTCAAACATTTAACTATTGAACTGCTCTCAAAAGAAGGTGAAAGTATTATTAAAAAGACAGAAGAAGGGTTTAAAATGGCTCCGAATTCTTCTTTTGAGTATGAGCTTGCATTAGATCAGCAAAAAGAAATCAGCTCAGGTAAATATGTCGTGAAAATGACCATTGAATTGGAAGATGGACAAGTTGCTACACAAGAAAAAGAAGTCAAAATCACTCAATAG
- a CDS encoding LytTR family DNA-binding domain-containing protein — protein MKTSVEFIDSNEEELAKFKVHKLTPALENVLAILNKEDQFLLGEEAGSLYKLPISDILYIEVVDKKSFIYTQDLVCQSSDKLYQLEEQLAPFKFIRTSKSMLLNIEAIKAISPTFSGRFEALLTNEERVAISRKYVPDLKKGLGMERKK, from the coding sequence GTGAAAACAAGCGTTGAATTTATTGACTCTAATGAAGAGGAACTAGCTAAATTTAAGGTTCATAAACTAACACCCGCATTGGAAAATGTATTAGCCATCTTAAATAAAGAAGACCAATTTCTTCTAGGAGAAGAAGCGGGTTCGCTCTACAAATTACCTATTTCCGACATTCTTTATATTGAAGTAGTGGATAAAAAAAGCTTTATTTATACTCAAGATTTAGTCTGTCAAAGTAGTGATAAATTATATCAACTGGAAGAGCAATTAGCACCATTTAAATTTATCCGAACATCAAAATCTATGTTGCTCAATATCGAAGCGATTAAAGCAATCTCTCCTACTTTTAGTGGTCGTTTTGAAGCGTTATTAACCAATGAGGAGCGAGTGGCTATATCTAGAAAATATGTGCCAGATTTAAAAAAAGGGCTAGGAATGGAGCGTAAAAAATGA
- a CDS encoding MarR family winged helix-turn-helix transcriptional regulator, which yields MDTPLISQWLDYTKKHSTVEKKLEDVLKKKSQLTISEYYALYQLHQNGCHMRLNDLGNYLCLSQSALSRLIKRLEEKEPQVIIKKDCSADKRGFYVDLTDQGLEELIAIEKDVQAILEENFK from the coding sequence ATGGATACACCTCTGATTTCACAGTGGTTAGATTATACAAAAAAACATTCTACTGTCGAAAAAAAATTAGAAGACGTGTTAAAGAAAAAAAGCCAACTGACGATTAGTGAGTATTATGCATTATATCAACTTCATCAAAATGGATGCCATATGCGCTTGAATGATCTAGGAAACTATTTGTGTTTAAGTCAAAGTGCGTTGTCCCGTCTGATTAAACGTTTAGAAGAAAAAGAGCCTCAAGTGATTATAAAAAAAGATTGTTCTGCTGATAAGCGTGGATTTTATGTTGATTTAACAGATCAAGGATTAGAAGAATTAATAGCGATTGAAAAAGATGTACAGGCTATCTTAGAAGAAAATTTTAAATAA
- a CDS encoding ABC transporter permease, protein MNALVYRGLLLFFKNKQAVVGSFIGALIMIVLYVFLLGDSLVKQLSVLANPQLVIDTWMLAGVIGIASASSTLGSVSLMIRDKERNVYTDFMISPISKSKIMLGYFFSTFLISFVITIAVILVAECYLVFISNGAFLSISQFALLILVSLLTVFCSSAFMFFVASFFRRIDTFSTMTSIIGPLLGFLTGCYVPIGSLPETAQLVVKYFPLTSGVVLIRRIFTENAFASSDQQAMKVVQEELGIVMNYSHEVFIPIALLIVSSLVFLGIALFNVKRIEVKR, encoded by the coding sequence ATGAACGCATTAGTGTATAGAGGGTTACTATTATTTTTTAAAAACAAACAAGCCGTTGTCGGTTCATTTATTGGTGCATTGATTATGATCGTATTATACGTATTTTTATTAGGAGATAGCTTAGTAAAACAACTGTCTGTTTTAGCTAATCCACAATTAGTGATAGATACTTGGATGTTAGCAGGAGTGATTGGCATTGCTTCTGCTAGTTCTACACTAGGTTCGGTTAGTTTGATGATTCGTGATAAGGAACGAAATGTGTATACTGATTTTATGATTTCGCCGATTTCTAAAAGTAAAATCATGTTGGGGTATTTCTTTAGTACCTTCTTGATTTCATTTGTGATTACGATAGCGGTTATTTTAGTCGCTGAGTGTTACCTTGTGTTTATTTCAAATGGTGCATTTTTATCTATAAGCCAGTTTGCTTTGTTGATTTTAGTTAGTCTTTTGACCGTTTTTTGTTCTTCTGCGTTTATGTTTTTTGTTGCTAGTTTTTTCCGTCGTATTGATACTTTTTCTACGATGACCTCAATCATTGGGCCGTTATTAGGCTTTTTAACAGGTTGTTATGTGCCGATAGGAAGCTTACCTGAAACAGCGCAATTAGTGGTTAAATACTTTCCACTGACAAGTGGGGTTGTTTTGATTAGACGGATTTTTACAGAAAATGCTTTTGCCTCTTCCGATCAACAAGCGATGAAAGTTGTACAAGAAGAGTTAGGAATTGTAATGAACTATTCTCATGAGGTGTTCATCCCGATTGCGCTACTTATTGTTTCAAGTCTTGTCTTCTTGGGAATTGCTTTGTTCAATGTGAAAAGAATAGAAGTCAAACGCTAG
- a CDS encoding helix-turn-helix domain-containing protein: MNNQTKELISRQAYIRLINKTEDYIEQNLKESLSLKKLAEHAKLSEFHFHRIFKRYSTETINEFVTRVKIERAAIFLCVSPKISITTVAMEYGYGDSSSFSRTFKKHFGVSPIKYRKQQELSRNANRFME, translated from the coding sequence GTGAACAACCAAACGAAAGAGCTGATTTCTAGGCAAGCCTACATCCGTTTAATAAATAAAACAGAGGATTATATTGAACAAAACTTAAAAGAATCGCTGTCTTTAAAGAAGTTAGCAGAACACGCGAAATTATCTGAATTTCATTTTCATAGGATTTTCAAGAGATACTCTACAGAGACAATCAATGAATTTGTGACTAGAGTTAAAATAGAACGCGCTGCCATTTTTTTATGTGTCAGTCCTAAAATATCCATCACCACTGTTGCTATGGAATATGGCTATGGTGATTCTAGTTCATTTAGTCGAACATTTAAAAAACATTTTGGTGTAAGTCCAATAAAATATAGAAAACAGCAAGAATTGTCAAGAAATGCAAATAGGTTCATGGAATAA
- a CDS encoding ABC-F family ATP-binding cassette domain-containing protein, translating into MELLQVKDLTYAVPDKQLYENSSFTLRSNEHMGIVGKNGAGKSTLLKMLLGDVLPDSGSISWNPAATLGYLDQYVDMDQSLTISEFLTSAYQELFNTEKEMVKLYEKYSETGDEQLLTRAATYQEQLELKGFYEVENDISKAIAGLGITDATQPLSALNRGDQIKVILAKLLLEKPSVLILDEPTNYLDQEHIDWLTDYLNGFENAFIIVSHDTNFLSNIATCICDIDFGSIKKYHSNYNDFLKQKAHLAEAYQSQFEAQQRKIKETEAFIQKNIAGIKTKMAQGRRKHLEKMDRLKEPEKKVKSNFSFKLLPQSSPNVMTIDELTVGYKSPLLTVRDLQIKKGEKLVITGADGLGKSTLVKTLLSMIPAISGKAQFSPQVAIGYHSQEIEWENIEWTPIEALANKYTRLTYEDVRRELAKCGLKREIASKNLYMLSGGEQSKVKLCDLTMQPSNFLILDEPTNHLDVDSRKSLQDALKAFRGSVLVISNDEEFYLPIADQVYTIADKHLMRQ; encoded by the coding sequence ATGGAATTATTACAAGTCAAAGATTTAACCTATGCAGTACCAGATAAACAGCTTTACGAAAACAGTTCATTTACTCTTCGCAGTAATGAACACATGGGCATCGTTGGGAAAAATGGTGCAGGGAAAAGTACCTTATTAAAGATGCTCTTAGGTGATGTTTTACCAGATAGCGGATCGATTTCATGGAATCCAGCTGCTACTTTAGGTTATTTAGATCAGTATGTGGACATGGATCAGTCGTTGACAATTAGTGAGTTTTTAACGTCTGCCTATCAAGAGTTATTCAACACCGAAAAAGAAATGGTAAAATTATATGAAAAATATAGTGAAACAGGGGATGAACAGCTTTTAACAAGAGCTGCAACGTATCAAGAACAGCTAGAACTCAAAGGATTTTATGAAGTAGAAAATGACATCAGTAAAGCTATTGCAGGCCTTGGAATTACGGATGCGACCCAACCATTAAGTGCACTAAACCGTGGGGATCAAATCAAAGTGATTTTGGCAAAATTATTGTTGGAGAAACCATCTGTTTTAATCTTAGATGAGCCGACGAACTATTTAGATCAGGAACATATTGACTGGCTGACAGATTATCTAAATGGCTTTGAAAATGCCTTTATCATTGTTTCTCATGACACCAACTTTTTAAGCAACATTGCAACATGCATCTGTGATATCGATTTTGGTTCGATCAAAAAATATCACAGTAATTACAACGATTTCTTAAAACAAAAAGCGCACTTGGCAGAAGCGTATCAAAGTCAATTTGAGGCCCAACAACGAAAAATTAAAGAAACAGAAGCCTTTATTCAAAAGAATATCGCTGGTATTAAAACTAAAATGGCACAAGGTCGTAGAAAACATTTAGAAAAAATGGATCGCTTGAAAGAACCTGAAAAGAAAGTTAAATCGAATTTCTCTTTTAAACTATTGCCGCAAAGCTCACCAAATGTTATGACGATTGACGAATTGACAGTAGGCTATAAATCACCTTTGTTGACTGTACGTGATTTACAAATCAAAAAAGGAGAGAAATTAGTGATTACCGGTGCAGATGGCTTGGGTAAATCAACATTGGTAAAAACACTTCTTTCAATGATTCCTGCGATTTCTGGAAAAGCCCAATTTTCCCCACAAGTCGCTATAGGCTACCATTCACAAGAAATCGAATGGGAAAATATTGAATGGACACCGATCGAAGCCTTAGCCAATAAATACACGAGGCTAACGTATGAAGATGTTCGTCGTGAATTAGCAAAATGCGGATTAAAACGAGAGATTGCTTCAAAAAATCTATACATGCTAAGCGGTGGAGAACAATCCAAAGTGAAACTATGTGATCTAACGATGCAACCAAGTAATTTCCTGATCTTAGATGAGCCGACGAACCATTTAGATGTCGATTCAAGAAAATCCTTGCAAGATGCCTTAAAAGCTTTTAGGGGAAGTGTTTTAGTGATTTCAAATGATGAAGAGTTTTATTTACCAATTGCTGATCAGGTTTATACGATTGCGGATAAACATTTGATGAGACAATAA
- a CDS encoding DUF3021 domain-containing protein: MKIAAYLKQAFRLTSMVFTIQVVMNLLLNKAILFNIIEFSLFVSIVSGLLLFLVEDRETYSNQRMIVNQFIYIGIIFMMIIIGDFFFSWELGVKGLVSNFIIVLLIFFFIKFIMFSNDKKEADEMNQYIQKKKKG; the protein is encoded by the coding sequence ATGAAAATTGCTGCGTATTTGAAACAAGCTTTCCGTCTAACATCGATGGTTTTTACAATCCAAGTTGTTATGAATCTGCTATTAAATAAAGCAATTTTGTTTAATATCATCGAATTTTCGTTATTCGTTTCTATCGTTTCGGGCTTGCTGCTATTTCTGGTTGAGGATCGCGAAACATACTCAAATCAACGGATGATTGTTAATCAATTTATCTATATCGGTATTATATTTATGATGATTATTATTGGCGATTTTTTCTTTAGCTGGGAGCTTGGGGTCAAGGGCTTAGTGAGCAACTTTATTATTGTCTTACTTATATTTTTCTTTATCAAATTTATTATGTTCAGTAATGATAAAAAAGAGGCTGATGAAATGAATCAGTATATTCAAAAGAAAAAGAAGGGATGA
- a CDS encoding ABC transporter ATP-binding protein, translated as MAELVTITNIAKKYHQQQVLKDISFSIQEGELFSILGPNGAGKSTLISLILGLTKANSGEILLEGKQLDSNSIEHKSLISVVFQNSILDQELSVRDNLVIRAYFYTNNWKKAKDLANEKLTDVQGQHLLNKRYGVLSGGEKRKVDIARALLNTPKLLFLDEPTTGLDIVSRADMWKLIHKLKEKYKMTIVLTTHYMEEARDSTNILMLGAGQIMAYNTPEKLKEAYDCGTLEDVFLTTVEKRREQDERISV; from the coding sequence ATGGCAGAACTTGTAACGATTACAAATATAGCGAAGAAGTACCATCAACAACAAGTCTTAAAAGATATATCTTTTTCAATCCAAGAGGGAGAATTATTTTCAATTCTCGGACCAAATGGTGCTGGAAAATCTACATTAATTTCATTGATCTTAGGATTAACTAAAGCTAATTCAGGTGAGATATTACTAGAAGGCAAGCAACTAGATTCCAATTCTATCGAACATAAATCACTGATTTCAGTCGTTTTTCAAAATAGTATTTTAGATCAAGAGTTGTCAGTCAGAGATAATTTAGTAATAAGGGCTTACTTTTATACAAATAATTGGAAGAAGGCGAAAGACTTAGCGAATGAAAAGTTAACAGATGTGCAAGGACAGCATCTGTTAAACAAACGTTACGGTGTTTTATCTGGTGGTGAAAAAAGAAAGGTAGATATCGCTAGAGCTTTACTAAATACACCTAAACTATTGTTTTTGGATGAGCCAACTACAGGGTTAGATATTGTTTCTAGAGCGGATATGTGGAAATTGATTCATAAACTAAAGGAAAAATATAAAATGACCATCGTTTTGACTACTCATTACATGGAAGAAGCGAGGGATTCAACAAATATTTTAATGTTAGGGGCAGGTCAAATTATGGCTTATAATACACCAGAAAAATTAAAGGAAGCCTATGATTGTGGCACATTAGAAGATGTCTTTTTAACCACTGTCGAAAAAAGGAGAGAGCAAGATGAACGCATTAGTGTATAG
- a CDS encoding AraC family transcriptional regulator, which yields MIKPITITTEELNNQRIIYNRFRGSYVEFRKHSRKLFKELFDFATENKLIVPDQTKVLTIYDDNPFITNEKNLRTSVAMTISEDAKVIESGTICESSISGKFGVGHFDISATQYGEAWQYMYQEWLFKDKAKSRDAVPFEMYITEPPKNLKDTSLTDIYIPIL from the coding sequence ATGATTAAACCAATCACTATTACCACAGAAGAACTAAACAACCAACGAATTATCTACAATCGATTTAGAGGGAGCTATGTTGAGTTTAGGAAACATAGTAGAAAACTATTCAAGGAATTATTTGACTTTGCGACTGAAAATAAGCTAATTGTTCCTGATCAAACAAAGGTTTTGACGATCTATGACGACAACCCATTTATTACAAATGAGAAAAATCTTCGTACTAGCGTGGCAATGACAATTTCAGAAGATGCAAAAGTAATTGAAAGTGGGACTATTTGCGAATCCAGTATTTCAGGTAAATTTGGAGTGGGGCATTTTGATATATCTGCTACTCAGTATGGTGAAGCTTGGCAGTATATGTATCAAGAATGGTTGTTTAAAGACAAAGCTAAATCCAGAGATGCAGTGCCATTTGAAATGTACATCACAGAACCACCTAAGAATCTAAAAGACACTAGTCTAACGGATATTTATATTCCGATTCTTTAA